A genomic window from Candidatus Andeanibacterium colombiense includes:
- a CDS encoding DNA polymerase III subunit delta, with product MKATQRDFAATAPRAALQCRIFFFCGQDEAGASAAADRIAALLDEPGERVELSGGDLRKDPVLLGDEARSSSLFGDKRHILVRANGDEACDAIENLTKVIDAGEGEACPVLVVAGAATDKSRTAKLLESRDDALVAIFYPPDLSSVTQSVRDMANVAGLRLAGDLAERIARAAGLDVRLAQSEVTKLALYLDASPQAPRDADAEALDAIGAKAEEDGFTPLVNAVLSGETGRLSGELHRMRETSMNPVGVLLALERRAAQLAGLSAKLGSRGDISKLLEVEKRARRIFWRDERDLSVQLRRWRGRKLDRLVSRLVELHRALLTSNQSAELLLAQGLAEIARAAATRR from the coding sequence GTGAAGGCGACCCAGCGCGATTTCGCCGCAACCGCTCCGCGTGCGGCGCTTCAGTGCCGGATCTTCTTCTTTTGCGGCCAGGACGAGGCCGGCGCTTCGGCGGCGGCGGACCGGATCGCCGCGCTGCTCGATGAGCCGGGCGAGCGGGTCGAGCTCTCGGGCGGCGACCTGCGCAAGGACCCGGTGCTGCTTGGCGACGAGGCGCGTTCATCCTCGCTGTTCGGCGACAAGCGCCATATCCTTGTGCGCGCGAATGGCGACGAAGCCTGCGACGCGATCGAGAACCTGACCAAGGTGATCGATGCGGGCGAGGGCGAGGCCTGCCCGGTGCTGGTGGTCGCGGGTGCGGCGACCGACAAGTCGCGGACCGCCAAACTGCTCGAAAGCCGCGACGATGCGCTGGTCGCGATATTCTACCCGCCCGATCTGTCGTCGGTGACCCAGTCGGTGCGCGACATGGCCAATGTCGCCGGGCTGCGGCTGGCCGGCGATCTGGCCGAACGGATTGCGCGCGCCGCGGGGCTCGACGTCCGCCTTGCCCAGTCGGAAGTGACCAAGCTTGCGCTCTATCTCGACGCGTCGCCGCAGGCCCCCCGCGACGCCGATGCCGAGGCGCTCGACGCGATCGGCGCGAAGGCGGAGGAGGACGGCTTCACCCCGCTGGTCAACGCGGTGCTTTCGGGCGAAACAGGCCGGCTCTCGGGCGAACTTCACCGGATGCGGGAAACCTCGATGAATCCGGTCGGCGTGCTGCTGGCGCTGGAGCGGCGCGCGGCACAGCTCGCCGGCCTGTCGGCGAAGCTCGGTTCGCGCGGCGACATCAGCAAGCTGCTCGAGGTGGAAAAGCGCGCGCGGCGGATCTTTTGGCGGGACGAGCGCGATCTGTCGGTGCAGCTGCGCCGGTGGCGCGGCCGGAAGCTCGATCGGCTGGTTTCGCGGCTGGTCGAACTGCATCGCGCGCTGTTGACGAGCAATCAGTCCGCCGAATTGCTGCTTGCTCAGGGCCTCGCGGAAATTGCACGGGCTGCCGCAACCCGGCGCTGA
- the lptE gene encoding LPS assembly lipoprotein LptE, which yields MKRAAALILLALALPALSSCGLQPMYAGGGNGPIARGLADIDVPPIEGQAGWLVRNALNDKLRGGGSASAARYRLDVRLDDQLEGLGLLTDDTIGRERRTLRARYQLIDTQSGAILLDATDGSDAGIDVVSSEYATIAAEQTALENLAKDVADRIVTRLALTLRKQS from the coding sequence ATGAAGCGCGCCGCCGCCCTGATCCTGCTTGCGCTGGCACTGCCGGCACTTTCGTCCTGCGGGCTTCAACCGATGTATGCCGGCGGCGGCAATGGCCCGATCGCGCGCGGGCTGGCGGATATCGATGTGCCGCCGATCGAAGGCCAGGCCGGCTGGCTGGTGCGCAATGCGCTGAACGACAAGCTGCGCGGCGGCGGCAGCGCAAGCGCCGCACGCTATCGGCTCGACGTGCGGCTCGACGATCAGCTCGAAGGCCTCGGCCTGCTGACCGACGATACGATCGGCCGCGAGCGCCGGACATTGCGCGCGCGCTATCAGCTGATCGATACCCAGAGCGGCGCGATCCTGCTCGACGCGACCGATGGTTCGGATGCCGGTATCGACGTGGTCAGTTCCGAATATGCGACGATCGCCGCCGAGCAGACCGCGCTCGAAAATCTCGCGAAAGACGTCGCCGACCGGATCGTGACCCGCCTCGCGCTGACTCTCCGCAAGCAGTCGTGA
- the leuS gene encoding leucine--tRNA ligase codes for MTDTRFDPSTADGRWQRAWDEAQAFRADDSSAKPRAYVLEMFPYPSGRIHIGHVRNYTMGDVLARYKAMTGHEVLHPMGWDAFGMPAENAAIEQKVHPGSWTYQNIANMKAQLQRLGFALDWSRELATCDPDYYGHEQALFLDLYANDLVYRKESAVNWDPVDHTVLANEQVIDGRGWRSGALVEKRKLSQWFLKITHFAEELLDGLGALEHWPDKVKLMQENWIGKSQGLQFAFTLSDGEKLEVYTTRPDTIFGASFVAVAADHPVAQKLAETSPEAVAFIEKCRAGGTTAEELETAEKLGFDTGLTAAHPFTGEPLPVYIANFVLMDYGTGAIMAVPGHDQRDFDFASKYHLPITRVIASSPADADKPFAGEAEAGDGICVNSGFLDGMPVAEAKAEVIARAESGGWGQGKTVWRLRDWGVSRQRYWGTPIPFIHCAACGIVPVPKDQLPVVLPQDVDMSIPGNPLVRHPTWKHVHCPDCGGAAERETDTLDTFVDSSWYFLRFASQPKDKPFDREEIARWLPVGQYIGGIEHAILHLLYARFWTRALQHIGLIDVAEPFASLFTQGMVTHETYSREENERPVYYSPGEVTRGADGAVLKADGAPVEIGRVIKMSKSKKNVVDPDEIVAKYGADAVRWFMLSDSPPERDLPWSVAGIEGCWKFVQRLWRLFGEYDAAAAGEDKALDRKTHQAIAAIAEEIEALSFNKAVARIYELTSAAEKAAPSASRSAAIRTILLLVAPMMPHLAEEGWAAIGESGLIAKADWPEVDPALLVEDEVTIAVQVMGKLRDTLIVAKGLPKEELEALALGSEKVQRALDGAEVRKIIVVPDRLVNLVS; via the coding sequence ATGACCGATACACGATTCGATCCGTCGACCGCCGACGGGCGCTGGCAGCGCGCGTGGGACGAGGCGCAGGCGTTCCGCGCCGACGACAGCTCCGCCAAGCCGCGCGCCTATGTGCTGGAGATGTTCCCCTATCCCTCGGGGCGCATCCACATCGGCCATGTCCGCAACTATACGATGGGCGACGTGCTCGCGCGCTACAAGGCCATGACCGGCCACGAAGTGCTCCACCCGATGGGCTGGGACGCGTTCGGCATGCCGGCCGAGAACGCCGCGATCGAGCAGAAGGTCCACCCGGGCAGCTGGACCTACCAGAACATCGCGAACATGAAGGCCCAGCTCCAGCGGCTCGGCTTCGCGCTCGACTGGAGCCGCGAGCTCGCGACCTGCGATCCCGACTATTACGGGCACGAACAGGCGCTGTTCCTCGATCTTTACGCGAACGATCTGGTCTATCGCAAGGAATCGGCGGTCAACTGGGACCCGGTCGACCATACGGTGCTGGCCAACGAACAGGTGATCGACGGACGCGGCTGGCGCTCGGGCGCGCTGGTCGAAAAGCGCAAGCTCAGCCAGTGGTTCCTCAAGATCACCCACTTCGCCGAAGAACTGCTCGACGGGCTCGGCGCGCTCGAGCACTGGCCCGACAAGGTGAAGCTGATGCAGGAGAACTGGATCGGCAAGAGCCAGGGCCTGCAGTTCGCCTTCACCCTTTCGGACGGCGAGAAGCTCGAAGTTTACACCACCCGCCCCGACACGATCTTCGGGGCAAGCTTCGTCGCGGTCGCGGCGGATCACCCGGTGGCCCAAAAGCTGGCCGAGACCAGCCCCGAAGCGGTCGCCTTCATCGAGAAATGCCGCGCGGGCGGAACCACCGCCGAGGAACTCGAAACCGCGGAAAAGCTCGGATTCGACACCGGCCTCACCGCGGCGCATCCGTTCACCGGCGAGCCGCTGCCGGTCTATATCGCGAATTTCGTGCTGATGGATTACGGCACCGGCGCGATCATGGCGGTGCCGGGTCACGACCAGCGCGACTTCGATTTCGCGAGCAAATACCATTTGCCGATCACGCGCGTGATTGCCTCCAGCCCGGCCGATGCCGACAAGCCCTTCGCGGGCGAGGCCGAGGCGGGCGACGGGATCTGCGTCAACTCCGGCTTCCTTGATGGAATGCCGGTGGCCGAAGCCAAGGCGGAAGTCATCGCCCGCGCCGAATCCGGCGGTTGGGGCCAGGGCAAGACCGTCTGGCGCCTGCGCGACTGGGGCGTCAGCCGCCAGCGTTACTGGGGCACCCCGATCCCGTTCATCCACTGCGCCGCCTGCGGGATCGTGCCGGTGCCGAAGGATCAGCTGCCGGTGGTGCTGCCGCAGGATGTCGACATGTCGATCCCCGGCAATCCGCTGGTGCGCCACCCGACCTGGAAACACGTGCACTGCCCGGATTGCGGCGGGGCGGCCGAGCGCGAGACCGATACGCTCGACACTTTCGTCGACAGCTCGTGGTATTTCCTGCGCTTCGCGAGCCAGCCGAAGGACAAGCCGTTCGACCGCGAGGAAATCGCGCGCTGGCTCCCGGTCGGGCAGTATATCGGCGGGATCGAGCATGCGATCCTGCATCTGCTCTACGCCCGTTTCTGGACCCGCGCGCTGCAGCACATCGGGTTGATCGACGTAGCTGAACCCTTCGCCTCGCTGTTTACGCAGGGCATGGTCACGCACGAGACCTACAGCCGCGAAGAAAACGAACGCCCGGTCTATTACAGCCCGGGTGAAGTCACCCGCGGCGCGGATGGCGCGGTGCTCAAGGCGGATGGCGCGCCGGTCGAGATCGGCCGCGTGATCAAGATGTCCAAGTCGAAGAAGAACGTCGTCGACCCGGACGAGATCGTCGCGAAATACGGCGCCGACGCGGTGCGCTGGTTCATGCTGTCCGACAGCCCGCCCGAACGCGACCTGCCGTGGTCGGTCGCCGGGATCGAGGGCTGCTGGAAGTTCGTCCAGCGCCTGTGGCGGCTGTTCGGCGAATACGATGCCGCCGCGGCCGGCGAGGACAAGGCGCTCGACCGAAAAACGCACCAGGCGATCGCCGCGATCGCCGAGGAAATCGAGGCGCTGTCGTTCAACAAGGCGGTCGCGCGGATCTATGAGCTGACCTCGGCCGCCGAAAAGGCCGCGCCTTCGGCCAGCCGCTCCGCCGCGATCCGCACGATCCTGCTGCTGGTCGCGCCGATGATGCCGCATCTCGCCGAAGAAGGCTGGGCCGCGATCGGCGAGAGCGGCCTGATCGCCAAGGCCGACTGGCCCGAAGTCGATCCGGCGCTGCTGGTCGAGGACGAGGTGACCATCGCGGTGCAGGTGATGGGCAAGCTGCGCGATACGCTGATCGTCGCCAAGGGCCTGCCCAAAGAGGAGCTTGAGGCGCTTGCCCTCGGTTCCGAGAAAGTGCAGCGTGCGCTGGACGGGGCTGAAGTGAGGAAGATTATCGTGGTGCCCGACCGGCTGGTCAATCTCGTCTCATGA
- a CDS encoding DUF3576 domain-containing protein, whose protein sequence is MTGSSENGTSFIRRTARVSLVALALAGLSACGGGRDERPKADLASAQVTSIGVNSYLWRATLETLSFMPLTQADSAGGVVVTDWYANPANPNERMKVSVAILDQDLRADAVRVAASRQVLQNGTWVEAPVEAATVQKLEDVILTKARDLRRSAVG, encoded by the coding sequence ATGACTGGCAGCAGCGAGAACGGCACCTCCTTCATTCGGCGCACGGCGCGGGTTTCGCTGGTGGCGCTGGCGCTGGCCGGGCTGAGCGCCTGCGGCGGCGGGCGCGACGAGCGACCGAAGGCCGATCTCGCCTCGGCCCAGGTGACCTCGATCGGGGTCAATTCCTATCTCTGGCGCGCGACGCTCGAAACGCTGTCGTTCATGCCGCTGACCCAGGCCGACAGCGCCGGCGGCGTGGTAGTGACCGACTGGTACGCGAACCCGGCCAACCCGAACGAGCGGATGAAGGTCTCGGTCGCGATCCTCGACCAGGATCTCCGTGCCGACGCGGTGCGGGTCGCCGCCAGCCGCCAGGTGCTGCAGAACGGCACCTGGGTCGAAGCACCGGTCGAAGCGGCGACGGTCCAGAAGCTCGAAGACGTGATCCTGACCAAGGCGCGCGATCTCAGGCGTTCCGCCGTCGGCTGA
- the phbB gene encoding acetoacetyl-CoA reductase, whose product MARVAIVTGGTRGIGKAISLALKAQGRTVVANYAGNEEKARAFTEETGIATYKWDVGDHEATLANCVQIETEVGAIDIVVNNAGITRDATLHKMSFEDWNEVMRINLGGCFNMAKATFPGMRERGWGRIVNIGSINGQAGQYGQVNYAAAKSGIHGFTKALAQEGAKFGVTVNAIAPGYIDTDMVAAVPEPVLEKIVSRIPTGRLGQAAEIARGVAFLTAEDAGFVTGSTMSLNGGQHMY is encoded by the coding sequence ATGGCACGCGTCGCAATCGTAACGGGCGGCACCCGCGGCATCGGCAAGGCGATCAGCCTTGCGCTGAAGGCACAGGGCCGCACCGTTGTGGCCAATTACGCCGGCAACGAAGAGAAGGCCCGCGCCTTCACCGAAGAAACCGGCATCGCCACCTACAAATGGGACGTCGGCGACCATGAGGCCACGCTGGCGAACTGCGTGCAGATCGAAACCGAGGTCGGCGCGATCGACATCGTCGTCAACAACGCCGGGATCACCCGCGATGCGACGCTCCACAAGATGAGCTTCGAGGACTGGAACGAGGTCATGCGGATCAACCTTGGCGGTTGCTTCAACATGGCCAAGGCGACCTTCCCCGGCATGCGCGAGCGCGGCTGGGGCCGGATCGTCAACATCGGCTCGATCAACGGCCAGGCCGGGCAATACGGCCAGGTCAATTATGCCGCCGCGAAGAGCGGCATCCATGGCTTCACCAAGGCGCTGGCACAGGAAGGCGCCAAGTTCGGGGTGACCGTGAACGCGATCGCACCCGGCTACATCGATACCGACATGGTCGCCGCGGTGCCCGAGCCGGTGCTTGAGAAGATCGTCTCGCGCATCCCGACCGGGCGGCTCGGCCAAGCCGCGGAAATCGCCCGCGGGGTCGCCTTCCTCACCGCCGAGGACGCAGGGTTCGTCACCGGCTCGACGATGTCGCTCAACGGCGGCCAGCATATGTATTGA
- the fumC gene encoding class II fumarate hydratase yields the protein MAETRIETDTFGEIAVPAECLWGAQTQRSLQNFRIGGERIPLPVVHALGIIKQAAAHVNARLGLLDPALTEAISAAAAEVAAGTLDEHFPLVVWQTGSGTQSNMNANEVIANKANLALGGQLGAKKPVHPNDHVNMGQSSNDTFPSAINIAAATQVTGQLLPKLAAMADELAAKAEDWDHIVKIGRTHTQDATPLTLGQEFSGYARQVTAGIERIELALPGLYQLAQGGTAVGTGLNAPKGFGEAIAAEIAALTELPFSSAPNKFEALAAQDGLLFAHGALNTLAASLYKIASDIRLLGSGPRSGLGELALPENEPGSSIMPGKVNPTQCEALTQVCVQVFGNHAALTFADSQGQFELNVYRPVMAQNFLQSARLLGDAAESFTEHLLKGLKPREDNIARGVANSLMLVTALAPTIGYDKAAAIAKDAHKRGITLREAAVESGAVTPEDYDRIVRPGDMLGPDHEPA from the coding sequence ATGGCCGAGACGCGCATCGAAACCGACACTTTCGGCGAGATCGCCGTCCCGGCCGAGTGCCTGTGGGGCGCACAGACCCAGCGCAGCCTGCAGAACTTCCGCATCGGCGGCGAGCGTATCCCACTCCCCGTCGTGCATGCGCTGGGAATCATCAAGCAGGCCGCGGCGCATGTGAACGCGCGGCTCGGCCTGCTCGATCCCGCGCTCACGGAAGCGATCTCGGCCGCAGCCGCCGAAGTCGCCGCCGGCACGCTGGACGAGCATTTCCCGCTGGTCGTATGGCAGACCGGATCGGGCACCCAGAGCAACATGAACGCCAATGAGGTGATCGCGAACAAGGCGAACCTCGCCCTCGGCGGGCAGCTCGGCGCGAAAAAGCCGGTCCACCCGAACGACCACGTCAACATGGGCCAGTCGTCGAACGACACCTTCCCGAGCGCGATCAATATCGCCGCAGCTACGCAGGTCACCGGGCAGCTGCTCCCGAAGCTCGCCGCGATGGCGGACGAACTCGCGGCCAAGGCCGAGGATTGGGACCATATCGTCAAGATCGGCCGCACCCACACGCAGGATGCGACCCCGCTGACGCTCGGCCAGGAATTCTCCGGCTATGCGCGGCAGGTGACCGCCGGGATCGAGCGGATCGAACTGGCGCTGCCCGGGCTCTACCAGCTCGCCCAGGGCGGGACCGCGGTCGGCACCGGGCTCAACGCGCCCAAGGGCTTCGGCGAAGCCATCGCCGCCGAGATCGCCGCGCTCACCGAGCTGCCTTTCTCCAGCGCCCCGAACAAGTTCGAAGCGCTCGCCGCGCAGGACGGGCTGCTGTTCGCGCATGGCGCGCTCAACACGCTTGCCGCGAGCCTCTACAAGATCGCCAGCGACATCCGCCTGCTCGGCTCGGGCCCACGCTCGGGGCTGGGCGAGCTGGCGCTGCCAGAGAACGAGCCCGGCTCGTCGATCATGCCCGGCAAGGTCAACCCGACCCAGTGCGAAGCACTGACCCAGGTCTGCGTGCAGGTGTTCGGCAACCACGCCGCGCTGACCTTCGCCGACAGCCAGGGCCAGTTCGAGCTCAATGTCTACCGCCCGGTGATGGCGCAGAACTTCCTGCAATCGGCCCGCCTGCTCGGCGATGCGGCCGAAAGCTTCACCGAACACCTGCTCAAGGGCTTGAAGCCGCGCGAGGACAACATCGCGCGCGGCGTCGCGAACTCGCTGATGCTGGTGACCGCGCTCGCTCCGACGATCGGCTACGACAAGGCGGCCGCGATCGCGAAGGACGCGCACAAACGGGGTATCACGCTGCGCGAGGCCGCGGTGGAGAGTGGCGCAGTCACGCCCGAAGATTACGACCGGATCGTGCGGCCCGGGGATATGCTCGGCCCGGATCACGAACCTGCGTGA
- a CDS encoding ribbon-helix-helix domain-containing protein yields MTAPYHPPVKRSVEIAGHKTSISLEPLFWELLRDAAAREGLPVNALVARIDAERIAAEVPPGLAGAIRLWLVAGQAFD; encoded by the coding sequence GTGACGGCACCCTACCACCCGCCGGTCAAACGCTCGGTCGAGATCGCCGGCCACAAGACCTCGATCAGCCTTGAGCCCCTGTTCTGGGAGCTGTTGCGCGACGCCGCCGCGCGCGAAGGCCTGCCGGTGAATGCGCTGGTCGCGCGGATAGACGCCGAGCGGATCGCGGCGGAGGTCCCGCCGGGGCTGGCCGGGGCGATCCGGCTGTGGCTGGTGGCCGGGCAGGCATTTGACTGA
- a CDS encoding phytanoyl-CoA dioxygenase family protein, whose amino-acid sequence MTEAQLDIDGAVHLSGLVIDELERWHELTDRYFSLGKPGVRIVDDCALASAVSELLRQPPLLEQLGAAQWRCVRAIAFDKVPEANWALGWHQDRTIAVTEKTEFSGYGPWSLKDGIAHVEPPFSLMDTLRTLRLHLDPVDDTNGALQAARGSHRFGKVGDTEAGARAAAVPILSCRAEAGDGWLYATPILHASSRSTSPARRRVLHLEFSANDLPPPLRWRGIG is encoded by the coding sequence TTGACTGAAGCGCAGCTCGATATCGACGGAGCGGTGCACCTGTCGGGGCTGGTCATCGACGAGCTTGAACGATGGCACGAATTGACCGACCGCTATTTCTCGCTCGGCAAACCGGGCGTGCGGATAGTGGATGATTGTGCGCTGGCAAGCGCGGTTTCGGAACTGCTCCGACAGCCGCCGCTGCTTGAACAACTGGGTGCGGCGCAGTGGCGCTGTGTTCGCGCGATCGCGTTCGACAAGGTGCCGGAAGCGAACTGGGCGTTGGGCTGGCATCAGGACCGTACGATCGCCGTCACTGAAAAAACCGAGTTTTCCGGCTACGGTCCATGGTCGCTCAAGGACGGCATCGCCCATGTCGAGCCGCCCTTTTCGCTGATGGACACATTGCGAACCTTGCGGCTCCATCTCGACCCGGTCGACGATACAAACGGTGCGCTGCAGGCTGCCCGCGGTAGCCACCGCTTTGGGAAGGTCGGCGACACCGAAGCAGGTGCCCGGGCAGCAGCCGTGCCGATCCTGTCATGCCGTGCTGAGGCAGGAGACGGTTGGCTTTATGCGACACCGATCCTGCATGCCTCGTCGCGCTCGACCAGTCCCGCTCGGCGGCGCGTGCTGCATCTGGAATTCTCGGCGAACGATCTCCCGCCGCCCCTGCGATGGCGCGGGATTGGCTGA
- the murA gene encoding UDP-N-acetylglucosamine 1-carboxyvinyltransferase, producing MDKIIIEGGRRLSGSIPVSGAKNAALTLLPCALLTDEPLTLRNLPRLADIDGFQHLMNQFGVSTTIAGSRPEDFGRVMTLEAPRITSSVAPYELVRKMRASILVLGPMLARMGEATVSLPGGCAIGNRPIDLHLKALEALGAEIEMAAGYVRAHAPDGGLPGGRYSFPVVSVGATENALMAAVLATGKSSLHNAAREPEIVDLCNMLVAMGAQIEGIGTSDITIHGVPRLHGATYRVMSDRIEAGSYACAAAITGGEVTLEGAKFEEMEATVQVLRDAGVSVEAVAKGIHVAADGPLKAVTLSTAPYPGLATDMQAQLMALLCLAEGSSVLTETIFENRYMHVPELNRMGAHIETKGRTAVVHGVKQLTGAEVMATDLRASMSLVIAGLAAQGETQVHRLYHLDRGYERLEEKFALLGAQIERVGGD from the coding sequence ATGGACAAGATCATCATCGAAGGCGGGCGCCGCCTCTCCGGCTCGATCCCCGTTTCCGGCGCGAAAAACGCCGCACTGACGCTGCTGCCCTGCGCGTTGCTGACCGACGAGCCGCTAACCCTGCGCAATCTGCCGCGCCTCGCCGATATCGATGGCTTCCAGCACCTGATGAACCAGTTCGGCGTATCCACCACGATCGCCGGCAGCCGCCCCGAAGATTTCGGCCGGGTGATGACGCTGGAGGCCCCGCGCATCACCAGCAGCGTCGCCCCTTACGAACTGGTCCGCAAGATGCGCGCGTCGATCCTGGTGCTCGGCCCGATGCTCGCGCGGATGGGCGAGGCGACCGTCTCGCTCCCCGGCGGCTGCGCGATCGGCAACCGCCCGATCGATCTGCACCTGAAGGCGCTGGAGGCGCTCGGTGCCGAGATCGAGATGGCCGCAGGCTACGTTCGCGCCCATGCGCCGGACGGCGGGCTGCCGGGCGGGCGCTACAGCTTCCCGGTGGTCTCGGTCGGCGCGACCGAGAATGCGCTGATGGCGGCGGTGCTCGCCACCGGCAAGAGCTCGCTCCACAATGCCGCGCGCGAGCCCGAGATCGTCGATTTGTGCAACATGCTGGTCGCGATGGGCGCGCAGATCGAAGGGATCGGCACGTCCGATATCACGATCCATGGCGTGCCGCGGCTCCACGGCGCGACCTACCGGGTGATGTCCGACCGGATCGAGGCCGGCTCCTATGCCTGCGCCGCGGCGATCACGGGCGGCGAAGTGACCCTGGAGGGGGCGAAGTTCGAAGAGATGGAAGCGACCGTGCAGGTGCTGCGCGATGCCGGCGTTTCGGTCGAGGCGGTGGCCAAGGGTATCCACGTCGCGGCCGACGGCCCGCTCAAGGCGGTGACCCTGTCGACCGCGCCCTACCCTGGCCTCGCGACCGACATGCAGGCGCAATTGATGGCGCTGCTGTGCCTCGCGGAAGGCTCGAGCGTGCTGACCGAAACGATCTTCGAGAATCGCTACATGCACGTGCCCGAACTCAACCGCATGGGCGCGCATATCGAAACCAAGGGCCGCACCGCGGTGGTCCACGGGGTCAAGCAGCTTACCGGCGCCGAAGTGATGGCGACCGATCTGCGCGCGTCGATGAGCCTGGTGATCGCCGGCCTCGCGGCTCAGGGCGAGACCCAGGTCCACCGCCTCTACCACCTCGATCGCGGTTACGAACGGCTCGAAGAAAAATTCGCGCTGCTCGGTGCGCAGATCGAACGGGTCGGCGGCGACTGA
- a CDS encoding UTP--glucose-1-phosphate uridylyltransferase, translating to MTMRKPIKKAVFPVAGLGTRFLPATKAIPKEMLPIIDRPLIQYAVDEAREAGIEQMIFVTGRGKTSIVEHFDVAFELESTMSERGKDMGVLDSSRAIPGDIITVRQQVPLGLGHAIWCARAIVGDDPFAIFLPDELMIGDTQGAGGCMKQMVDAYNEVGGNLISVLEVPMEEVSSYGVIDPGASNGALTEVKGLVEKPPVAQAPSNKIISGRYILQPEVMRTLETQGKGAGGEIQLTDAMARMIGTQPFHAVTFAGRRFDCGSKLGFVEATLALALEREDMGAEVRAMAHRLLA from the coding sequence ATGACCATGCGCAAACCGATCAAGAAAGCCGTCTTCCCCGTCGCGGGCCTGGGCACACGGTTCCTCCCCGCGACCAAGGCGATCCCGAAGGAGATGCTGCCGATCATCGACCGGCCGCTGATCCAGTATGCGGTGGACGAGGCGCGCGAGGCCGGGATCGAGCAGATGATCTTCGTCACCGGGCGCGGCAAGACCTCGATCGTCGAGCATTTCGACGTCGCGTTCGAACTCGAATCGACGATGAGCGAACGCGGCAAGGACATGGGCGTGCTCGATTCCTCGCGCGCCATTCCGGGCGACATCATCACCGTGCGCCAGCAGGTGCCGCTCGGCCTGGGGCACGCGATCTGGTGCGCCCGCGCGATCGTCGGCGACGATCCTTTCGCGATCTTCCTGCCCGACGAGCTGATGATCGGCGATACCCAAGGTGCGGGGGGCTGCATGAAGCAGATGGTCGATGCCTATAATGAGGTCGGCGGCAATCTGATCAGCGTACTCGAAGTGCCTATGGAGGAAGTCTCCTCCTATGGCGTGATCGATCCCGGCGCATCGAATGGCGCGCTGACCGAGGTCAAGGGGCTGGTCGAGAAACCGCCGGTCGCCCAGGCGCCGTCGAACAAGATCATCTCGGGCCGCTACATCCTTCAGCCCGAAGTGATGCGCACGCTCGAAACCCAGGGCAAGGGCGCCGGCGGCGAAATCCAGCTGACCGATGCGATGGCGCGGATGATCGGCACCCAGCCGTTCCACGCGGTGACCTTCGCCGGGCGGCGGTTCGATTGCGGCAGCAAGCTCGGCTTCGTCGAGGCGACGCTGGCGCTGGCGCTGGAGCGCGAGGACATGGGCGCCGAAGTCCGCGCGATGGCGCACCGCCTGCTCGCCTGA